The following coding sequences lie in one bacterium genomic window:
- a CDS encoding insulinase family protein, whose amino-acid sequence MPDRFRRIGLLGAGLLLLAAATAGAQTYLDLEGKVQEFTLDNGVKFLVLEDHDVPVFSFRTFVNVGSANETRGITGLSHILEHMAFKGTPEIGTNNYKAELKAMAAEDAAFNALKVERLKGGAADPAKLAELEAAFTAAKDAARAFVVTNEFGQIVENNGGQGLNASTSSDVTMYLYNFPSNRLELWAYLEGARMTNPVFREFYTEKDGPVTEERRMRTDNNPIGRLIEQFQNLMFMANGYHHSTIGYMSDIENVSRADCEAYFRTNYVGSNLVVAIVGDVRFADVKKYAQKYFSGIPAGSPEPVETLEPEQLGEKRFVMQDPSQPIFAAGYQIQNIRHADWPVYEVIAGVLGQGRTSRLYEKLVKQDNLAVQTMAFPGFPGEKYQTGMLLIGIPTKDKTGADVEKAIYAEIDRLVADGITEEELAAVKQRARAGFIRELRGNGGMAEQLAYYQTYMGDWRKLFDEVERIEAVTLDDVKRVAAEIFAPTRRTVAIIETQKDS is encoded by the coding sequence ATGCCCGACCGTTTTCGCCGAATCGGCCTGCTCGGCGCCGGCCTGCTGCTGCTGGCCGCCGCCACCGCGGGCGCCCAGACCTACCTCGACCTCGAGGGCAAGGTCCAGGAGTTCACGCTGGACAACGGCGTGAAGTTCCTCGTGCTCGAGGACCACGACGTGCCCGTCTTCTCGTTCCGTACCTTCGTCAATGTCGGCAGCGCCAACGAGACGCGCGGCATCACCGGACTGTCGCACATCCTTGAGCACATGGCCTTCAAGGGCACGCCCGAGATCGGCACGAACAACTACAAGGCGGAGCTCAAGGCCATGGCGGCCGAGGATGCAGCCTTCAACGCGCTCAAGGTCGAGCGTCTCAAGGGCGGAGCAGCCGATCCGGCGAAGCTGGCGGAACTCGAGGCGGCCTTCACCGCCGCCAAGGACGCGGCTCGCGCCTTCGTCGTGACCAACGAGTTCGGGCAGATCGTGGAGAACAACGGCGGGCAGGGCCTGAACGCGTCGACGAGCAGCGACGTCACGATGTATCTCTACAATTTCCCGAGCAACCGGCTGGAATTGTGGGCCTACCTCGAGGGCGCCCGCATGACCAACCCCGTCTTCCGCGAGTTCTACACCGAGAAGGACGGCCCGGTCACCGAAGAGCGCCGCATGCGCACCGACAACAATCCCATCGGTCGCCTGATCGAGCAGTTCCAGAACCTGATGTTCATGGCCAACGGCTACCACCACTCGACCATCGGCTACATGTCCGACATCGAGAACGTCAGCCGCGCCGACTGCGAAGCCTACTTCCGGACCAATTACGTCGGCTCGAACCTCGTCGTGGCGATCGTGGGCGACGTCAGGTTCGCCGACGTGAAGAAGTATGCGCAGAAGTACTTTTCCGGCATCCCGGCCGGCAGTCCGGAGCCGGTCGAGACCCTCGAGCCCGAGCAGCTGGGCGAGAAGCGCTTCGTGATGCAGGATCCGTCGCAGCCCATCTTCGCGGCGGGCTACCAGATCCAGAATATCCGTCACGCCGACTGGCCGGTCTACGAGGTCATCGCCGGCGTGCTCGGCCAGGGCCGCACCAGCCGCCTCTACGAGAAGCTGGTCAAGCAGGACAACCTGGCCGTCCAGACCATGGCCTTCCCCGGGTTCCCCGGCGAGAAGTACCAGACGGGCATGCTCCTGATCGGCATCCCGACCAAGGACAAGACCGGCGCCGATGTCGAGAAGGCGATCTACGCCGAGATCGACCGCCTGGTCGCCGATGGCATCACCGAAGAGGAACTGGCGGCGGTCAAGCAGCGCGCGCGCGCCGGGTTCATCCGCGAACTGCGCGGCAACGGCGGCATGGCCGAGCAGCTGGCCTACTACCAGACCTACATGGGCGACTGGCGCAAGCTGTTCGACGAGGTCGAGCGCATCGAGGCTGTCACTCTCGACGACGTCAAGCGCGTGGCGGCCGAGATCTTCGCGCCGACCAGGCGCACCGTCGCCATCATCGAGACCCAGAAGGATTCCTAG
- a CDS encoding DNA-3-methyladenine glycosylase, translating into MYLGRDFFAADPVTVARALVGAVLEVTAPGMRRASGRIVEVEAYGGPDDPASHAAGGPTPRSAIMFGPPGLAYVYFIYGMHHCLNLVTGPAGTAGAVLIRALEPLEARDGMAVRRGLDPLRCRDRDLVGGPGRVCQALGIDLAWNGLPVTAGARSVPGAAGRLRMRCGGEPRSCVAASRRIGVRRAAEVPWRFCDPHSACLSRPPG; encoded by the coding sequence TTGTACCTTGGCCGGGACTTTTTCGCAGCCGATCCTGTCACGGTCGCGCGCGCCCTGGTCGGCGCCGTGCTCGAGGTCACCGCGCCGGGAATGCGCCGCGCCTCCGGTCGCATTGTCGAAGTCGAGGCCTACGGTGGTCCCGACGATCCCGCTTCCCACGCCGCCGGCGGCCCGACGCCGCGCAGCGCCATCATGTTCGGCCCGCCGGGACTGGCCTATGTCTATTTCATCTACGGCATGCATCACTGCCTGAACTTGGTGACCGGTCCGGCGGGCACTGCCGGCGCGGTGCTCATCCGCGCCCTTGAACCCCTGGAAGCCCGTGACGGGATGGCGGTGCGCCGCGGGCTGGATCCGCTGCGCTGCCGCGATCGCGACCTCGTCGGCGGGCCGGGGCGCGTGTGCCAGGCTCTCGGCATCGACCTCGCCTGGAACGGCCTGCCGGTCACGGCGGGGGCCCGGTCGGTGCCAGGTGCGGCGGGTCGGCTGCGAATGAGGTGCGGTGGCGAGCCGCGGTCGTGCGTGGCCGCTTCCCGCAGGATCGGCGTGCGTCGTGCCGCCGAGGTACCGTGGCGCTTCTGCGATCCCCACAGTGCGTGCCTCTCCCGCCCGCCGGGCTGA
- a CDS encoding ABC transporter permease subunit, which produces MMAAENTVAPAGNDVRPMGSLAAAGWLAWFSVREMARRRRLVSLVAINLLPVLVVAAIRIWFPQAGVTAQMLLASLSHDVFMPFLIPVVALAVGVPAIGEQVDDGTIVFTWTRPIHRRAIYLGRLLAAQVVSTLVLCLSLVLCFVVMVTEGPQVLTWDFLRLYLQTFVIIGLGAFTYAALFATMGTFFRKPVLPAILFAFGWENLVSSIPARVQELSLRFHLQNLVTRPESAPQDLPGLLGALLSTAFEREPVPKLQSIGVLVAVMLLSTVLGIWLLRQKEIAK; this is translated from the coding sequence ATGATGGCAGCGGAGAACACCGTTGCGCCTGCCGGGAACGATGTCCGCCCCATGGGCAGTCTCGCGGCGGCCGGCTGGCTGGCCTGGTTCTCGGTGCGCGAGATGGCGCGCCGGCGACGCCTCGTGTCGCTGGTGGCCATCAACCTGTTGCCGGTGCTGGTCGTGGCGGCCATCCGCATCTGGTTCCCGCAGGCCGGCGTCACGGCTCAGATGCTTCTGGCATCCCTGTCGCACGACGTTTTCATGCCCTTCCTGATCCCCGTCGTGGCACTGGCCGTCGGCGTGCCGGCGATCGGCGAACAGGTCGATGACGGCACCATCGTCTTCACCTGGACGCGGCCGATCCACCGCCGCGCCATCTACCTCGGCCGCCTGCTCGCCGCCCAGGTCGTGTCGACGCTCGTGCTCTGTCTCTCGCTCGTGCTCTGCTTCGTGGTCATGGTGACCGAAGGCCCGCAGGTCCTCACCTGGGACTTCCTGCGGCTGTACCTGCAGACGTTCGTGATCATCGGCCTGGGCGCCTTCACCTATGCCGCGCTGTTCGCGACGATGGGCACGTTCTTCCGCAAACCCGTCCTGCCGGCGATCCTCTTCGCTTTCGGCTGGGAGAACCTCGTCAGCAGCATCCCGGCGCGTGTGCAGGAGCTCAGCCTGCGCTTCCACCTGCAGAACCTGGTGACGCGGCCCGAGTCCGCGCCGCAGGACCTGCCCGGTCTTCTCGGCGCCCTCCTGTCGACGGCGTTCGAGCGCGAGCCTGTGCCGAAGCTGCAGTCGATCGGCGTGCTGGTGGCCGTCATGCTACTGTCGACCGTGCTCGGCATCTGGCTGCTGCGCCAGAAGGAGATCGCGAAGTAG
- a CDS encoding ABC transporter ATP-binding protein: protein MKGAGIDSSQARISADRVGKWFGEVIAVNNCTLNVGTGVVGLLGANGAGKSTLFKMLAGLIEPSHGTVRVFGRRLRQDVGWYRRVGFCPESDALPDWMTGREFLTLMLRLMGFDKAETNRRVDYWLERFELTDAAWRRLRGYSKGMRQKIKLAQAMAHDPDVIFLDEPLNGMDPVSRKQSIDLVRELGQQGRTVLVSSHILPEVESMTSEIILIDRGRVLAEGAVAEIRDKIPEHPTTVALVSSAPRALAGFLIGRDHVVGVQVDQENRVVVSTDHAVAFYRALPGWLLGNGLVVDEIVTLDDSLEAVFQYLTER, encoded by the coding sequence GTGAAGGGCGCGGGCATCGACAGCAGCCAGGCCCGGATCAGCGCCGACCGCGTCGGCAAGTGGTTCGGCGAGGTCATCGCGGTCAACAACTGCACGCTCAACGTGGGCACCGGCGTCGTGGGCCTTCTTGGCGCCAACGGCGCCGGCAAGAGCACCCTGTTCAAGATGCTGGCCGGGCTGATCGAGCCGAGCCACGGCACCGTGCGCGTGTTCGGCCGCCGCCTGCGCCAGGACGTCGGCTGGTATCGTCGCGTGGGCTTCTGCCCCGAGAGCGATGCGCTGCCCGACTGGATGACGGGACGCGAGTTCCTGACGCTGATGCTGCGCCTGATGGGCTTCGACAAGGCAGAGACCAACCGGCGCGTCGACTACTGGCTCGAGCGCTTCGAACTGACCGACGCCGCCTGGCGGCGGCTGCGCGGCTACTCGAAGGGCATGCGCCAGAAGATCAAGCTGGCCCAGGCCATGGCCCACGACCCGGACGTGATCTTCCTGGACGAGCCGCTCAACGGCATGGACCCGGTCTCGCGCAAGCAGTCGATCGACCTCGTGCGCGAACTGGGGCAGCAGGGCCGCACGGTGCTGGTCTCCAGCCACATCCTGCCCGAGGTCGAGTCGATGACCAGCGAGATCATCCTCATCGACCGCGGCCGCGTGCTGGCCGAGGGCGCCGTGGCCGAGATCCGCGACAAGATCCCCGAGCATCCCACCACGGTGGCCCTGGTCTCGTCGGCGCCGCGCGCGCTGGCCGGGTTCCTCATCGGGCGCGACCACGTGGTCGGGGTGCAGGTCGACCAGGAGAACCGCGTCGTCGTCAGCACCGACCACGCCGTGGCGTTCTACCGCGCGCTGCCCGGCTGGCTGCTGGGCAACGGACTGGTCGTCGACGAGATCGTGACCCTGGACGACAGCCTCGAAGCCGTCTTCCAGTACCTGACGGAAAGGTGA
- a CDS encoding ABC transporter ATP-binding protein codes for MRGNPFKTIPGPKLEAPAIKVNRSRDAQQFGIKVSDLTFAYLAEPVLKGVDFSLEKGAIGLLGPNGSGKTTLLRCLLGQVPLSRGRVTVLGWDMASQARAARAGLGWMPERGGVIPGMSGVGLVAYMGELSGLPARDAMQRAHEVLHYVGLADERYRSCQDYSQGMKQRLKLAQALVHDPDWLFLDEPTSGLDPRGRVSILELIRDLAWNKGLGVILSTHLLADVEAVCHEILVLRGGELLARQAVDSHTRQAKQVFEVEGFGNEEAFIAGLRDLGAEFEPDGRLLLVTLDLSRLPDARLEGGYDATVGINAVLKVAAASEYALRRLRRRPVTLAEEFYRMVEA; via the coding sequence GTGCGGGGGAATCCGTTCAAGACGATCCCCGGACCTAAACTGGAGGCTCCTGCCATTAAAGTCAATCGCAGCCGCGATGCGCAGCAGTTCGGCATCAAGGTGTCGGACCTGACGTTCGCCTACCTCGCCGAGCCCGTGCTCAAGGGGGTCGATTTCAGCCTCGAGAAGGGGGCCATCGGCCTGCTGGGTCCCAACGGTTCGGGAAAGACGACCCTCCTTCGCTGCCTGCTGGGGCAGGTGCCCCTGAGCCGCGGCAGGGTGACGGTGCTTGGCTGGGACATGGCCTCGCAGGCCCGCGCTGCGCGTGCGGGACTGGGCTGGATGCCGGAGCGCGGGGGCGTGATCCCGGGCATGAGCGGCGTCGGCCTGGTTGCCTACATGGGCGAGCTCTCGGGCCTGCCGGCCCGCGACGCCATGCAGCGCGCGCACGAGGTGCTGCACTATGTCGGCCTGGCTGACGAGCGCTACCGTTCCTGCCAGGACTACAGCCAGGGCATGAAGCAGCGCCTGAAGCTGGCGCAGGCCCTTGTCCACGACCCGGACTGGCTGTTCCTCGACGAACCCACCAGCGGACTGGATCCGCGCGGGCGCGTCTCGATCCTCGAATTGATCCGCGACCTGGCCTGGAACAAGGGGCTGGGCGTCATCCTCTCGACGCACCTTCTGGCCGACGTCGAGGCGGTCTGCCACGAGATCCTGGTGCTGCGCGGCGGCGAACTGCTGGCGCGACAGGCCGTCGATTCGCATACACGCCAGGCGAAGCAGGTCTTCGAGGTGGAGGGTTTCGGCAACGAGGAGGCCTTCATCGCCGGCCTGCGCGACCTGGGCGCGGAGTTCGAGCCCGACGGCCGCCTGCTCCTGGTGACCCTGGACCTTTCGCGACTGCCGGATGCCCGGTTGGAGGGCGGCTACGACGCCACTGTCGGCATCAATGCCGTCCTGAAGGTCGCGGCCGCGAGCGAGTACGCGCTGCGGCGCCTGCGCCGGCGTCCGGTGACGCTGGCCGAGGAATTCTATCGCATGGTGGAGGCCTGA
- a CDS encoding methionine adenosyltransferase, with amino-acid sequence MSEMWIRTAESVTAGHADKICDQIADDILDAILREDRYARVSCEVMATTGMVIVTGQITTKCYLDITGLVRATIRRVGYDDPATGFDHRSCSVLVMLEEQSGDVSLGVDRKGAGDQGVCVGYATDEGRSLPVDTHYMPVPTLLANRLARRLQDVRESGKVPGLYPDGKVQVSVQYRGWTPAAISAVVVSAHHHADADLTALRRDVRKHVIKPVLEPTGLLEPATQVFINPVGAFREGGPRADSGLTGRKITVDCFGPSCPHGGSALSGKDPTKPDRSGTYAARWVAKNVVAAGLARRCTVEIAYVIGMPEPLSVTVHTDGTGVLTDAALTAAVKREFDLSPAGIIESLDLRRPVYGATAVYGHFGRDEAGFTWERLDRVESLRRLLPGAARKGTASKGAGTKTRVRSAKGGA; translated from the coding sequence ATGTCCGAAATGTGGATCCGCACCGCCGAGTCGGTCACTGCCGGCCACGCCGACAAGATCTGCGACCAGATCGCCGACGACATCCTCGACGCCATCCTCCGCGAGGACCGCTACGCCCGCGTCTCGTGCGAAGTCATGGCCACGACCGGCATGGTCATCGTCACCGGGCAGATCACGACCAAGTGCTACCTGGACATCACCGGCCTGGTGCGGGCGACCATCCGCCGCGTCGGCTACGACGACCCCGCCACCGGGTTCGACCACCGCAGCTGCTCCGTGCTCGTGATGCTCGAGGAGCAATCCGGCGACGTGTCGCTGGGCGTCGACCGCAAGGGCGCCGGCGACCAGGGCGTCTGCGTGGGCTACGCCACCGACGAGGGCCGGTCGCTGCCCGTCGACACCCACTATATGCCCGTGCCCACGCTGCTGGCCAACCGGCTGGCCCGCCGACTGCAGGACGTGCGGGAGTCGGGAAAGGTTCCCGGGCTGTATCCCGACGGCAAGGTCCAGGTCTCGGTGCAGTACCGCGGCTGGACGCCCGCGGCGATCAGCGCCGTCGTCGTCTCGGCCCACCACCACGCCGATGCCGACCTCACGGCCCTGCGGCGCGACGTCAGGAAGCACGTGATCAAGCCGGTCCTGGAGCCGACCGGGCTGCTCGAGCCCGCGACGCAGGTCTTCATCAACCCCGTGGGCGCCTTCCGTGAAGGCGGCCCGCGCGCCGACTCCGGCCTGACGGGGCGCAAGATCACCGTCGACTGCTTCGGGCCCTCGTGCCCGCACGGGGGCAGCGCGCTGAGCGGCAAGGACCCCACCAAGCCCGACCGCAGCGGCACCTATGCCGCGCGCTGGGTTGCCAAGAACGTGGTCGCCGCGGGCCTGGCGCGCCGGTGCACGGTCGAGATCGCCTATGTGATCGGCATGCCGGAGCCCCTGTCGGTGACGGTCCACACGGACGGCACCGGCGTGCTGACCGACGCCGCGCTGACCGCCGCGGTCAAGCGGGAGTTCGACCTGTCCCCCGCCGGCATCATCGAGAGCCTGGACCTGCGGCGCCCGGTGTACGGAGCGACCGCGGTGTACGGGCACTTCGGGCGTGACGAGGCCGGTTTCACCTGGGAACGCCTCGACCGGGTGGAATCGCTGCGCAGGCTGCTGCCCGGCGCGGCCCGCAAAGGTACGGCAAGCAAGGGCGCGGGTACGAAGACGCGCGTCCGCAGTGCCAAGGGAGGGGCGTGA
- a CDS encoding aminotransferase class I/II-fold pyridoxal phosphate-dependent enzyme produces the protein MADDKQPETPGFATLCIHGKKHLDKHEVGRPIRAVSTPIFQSSTFAFENAEHGAAIFRGEDASYVYTRLGNPTQTALETEVAYLEQGEAALALASGMAAATTAVLNCCRCGDHIVAGDTLYGGTHQLFTQTLPRMGIDVTEVPATDPANFARAITKKTKLVYLETPANPTLVLTDIAAVAAIAHARGVPVLVDNTFCTPYLQNPLLLGADIVLHSATKYIGGHGDTVAGILVGKADWILRARMEILRDVGGCISPFNAWLLLRGLKTLPVRMDRHMANAMEVAQFLSFHPKVDSVIFPGLKTHPQYELARRQQRGPGGMISFMVKGGREAGRIVMDNVKLCTLAVSLGDVDTLIEHPATMTHSTYSEAELLKVGIHPAMVRLSVGLENVEDIIADLRQALALV, from the coding sequence ATGGCCGACGACAAGCAGCCCGAGACCCCGGGCTTCGCCACATTGTGCATCCACGGCAAGAAGCACCTCGACAAGCACGAGGTCGGCCGGCCGATCCGCGCCGTGAGCACCCCCATCTTCCAGAGTTCGACATTCGCGTTCGAGAATGCCGAGCACGGCGCGGCCATCTTCCGCGGCGAGGATGCCAGCTACGTCTACACGCGGCTGGGCAACCCGACGCAGACGGCGCTCGAGACCGAGGTGGCCTACCTGGAGCAGGGCGAGGCGGCGCTGGCCCTGGCCAGCGGTATGGCCGCGGCCACTACGGCCGTGCTCAACTGCTGCCGGTGCGGCGACCACATCGTGGCCGGCGACACGCTCTACGGCGGCACGCACCAGCTGTTCACGCAGACCTTGCCGCGCATGGGCATCGACGTGACCGAGGTGCCGGCCACCGACCCGGCCAACTTCGCCAGGGCCATCACGAAGAAGACGAAGCTCGTCTACCTGGAGACGCCGGCCAATCCGACGCTGGTGCTCACGGACATCGCGGCGGTGGCCGCGATCGCCCATGCGCGCGGGGTGCCGGTGCTGGTGGACAACACGTTCTGCACGCCATACCTGCAGAACCCGCTCCTGCTCGGAGCGGACATCGTGCTGCATTCGGCGACCAAGTACATCGGCGGACACGGCGACACGGTGGCCGGCATCCTCGTCGGCAAGGCCGACTGGATCCTGCGCGCACGTATGGAGATCCTGCGTGACGTGGGCGGCTGCATCTCGCCGTTCAATGCCTGGCTGCTGCTGCGGGGGCTGAAGACGCTGCCGGTGCGGATGGACCGCCATATGGCCAATGCCATGGAGGTGGCCCAGTTCCTCAGCTTCCACCCCAAGGTTGACAGCGTGATCTTCCCGGGCCTGAAGACGCATCCGCAATACGAACTCGCGCGCCGGCAGCAGCGCGGACCGGGCGGCATGATCAGCTTCATGGTCAAGGGGGGCCGCGAGGCCGGGCGCATCGTCATGGACAACGTGAAGCTGTGCACGCTGGCCGTGAGCCTCGGCGATGTCGACACGTTGATCGAGCACCCGGCCACCATGACCCATTCGACCTATTCGGAGGCCGAACTGCTCAAGGTCGGCATCCACCCGGCGATGGTGCGGCTTTCGGTGGGTCTGGAAAACGTCGAGGACATCATCGCCGACCTGAGGCAGGCGCTGGCGCTGGTCTGA
- a CDS encoding response regulator, producing the protein MPSLPGSLFPAVVPAWLDIGEIVLAAGLVGVVAALVRYRSALRRARADGERQFRGLVEAAPFGIVVHDPEKVRYLNGCGRQVLGLAADGSPGREACGDLLTVPATGGAASGSKDTSVNTRIRTVDGRTLELQVVSIDSEFDRRPARLTFFRDVTAELDARRELAESRERLSLALEAARDGVWDLDPLSGAVDGSTAFTDVLHPGGPTIRSADAWLALVHPGDREDLERARAGAATAGTGYECEVRLLRPDGGVAWVLERGRAVTRVGTDGSLRLAGTVRDITARKRAERRLALRGRLAAAFLAARGDFLRANLGTLLQEFVEAPGSCVGMYDTGGRLRMACNCRDASAPATNLQLAPDAVPGAWRRVLEATGPVIIGDAGTGQNEPCSPLLGVRLVSGDRVLGLVAVAGRESGYRRDDEENLAGIAADLAPLVLAHLEAEAKDAQLAQAQKMEALGVLAGGIAHDFNNILQAILGFSSLARQDANDPGRLAADLDRVQRATVRGRDLVQRILQFSRPGDPEAPALDPVPLLEEIVIELRTTLPGHITVEPVLAADCGLVRAAATQLRQALMNLAANAGQAMAASGGTIRVSARSWTVAADDRRLPPDWNGREVVEIAVADTGPGIPEDHRARLFDPFFTTREVGQGSGLGLSVVHGLVTGLGGRVVIDCPASGGTIAAVYLPRMDAHGPATGADRPTAAATSAGGRRGRVLFVDDDPEIRDLAVALLGRAGYEVETEADGLCAAERLAGDPGGFDVVVTDQYMPGLTGRELAQRVAALRPDLPVILVSGLDEPAGPSVAGGLVVREVVTKPFFGQSLCLAVRRALESASERPPSSPPLDMRGR; encoded by the coding sequence ATGCCGTCCCTGCCCGGGTCCCTGTTCCCTGCCGTCGTGCCCGCCTGGCTCGATATCGGCGAGATCGTGCTAGCCGCCGGCCTGGTCGGGGTCGTTGCGGCTCTGGTGCGCTACCGCAGTGCCCTGCGTCGCGCGCGCGCCGACGGCGAGCGGCAGTTCCGCGGCCTGGTCGAGGCGGCGCCGTTCGGTATCGTCGTCCACGACCCGGAGAAGGTGCGCTACCTGAACGGTTGCGGCCGCCAAGTGTTGGGCCTGGCCGCGGACGGGTCGCCCGGCCGCGAAGCCTGCGGCGACCTGCTTACGGTGCCCGCGACCGGCGGCGCAGCCTCCGGCAGCAAAGACACCTCGGTGAATACCAGGATTCGGACCGTCGACGGGAGAACCCTCGAACTGCAGGTTGTCTCCATCGACAGCGAATTCGATCGCCGCCCCGCCCGGCTCACTTTCTTTCGTGACGTCACCGCCGAGTTGGACGCCCGCCGCGAACTGGCGGAGAGCCGCGAACGCCTGTCACTGGCGCTCGAAGCGGCCCGGGACGGCGTCTGGGACCTGGATCCCCTCAGCGGCGCCGTCGACGGCAGCACGGCGTTCACGGATGTGCTCCATCCCGGCGGGCCGACGATCCGTTCGGCGGACGCATGGCTCGCACTGGTGCATCCGGGCGACCGCGAGGACCTTGAGCGGGCGCGCGCCGGTGCGGCGACGGCCGGCACGGGCTACGAATGCGAGGTACGCCTGCTGCGACCGGACGGCGGCGTGGCCTGGGTCCTCGAACGGGGCCGGGCCGTCACGCGAGTCGGCACCGACGGTTCATTGCGCCTGGCCGGAACCGTGCGCGACATCACTGCACGCAAGCGCGCTGAACGGCGACTGGCCCTGCGCGGGCGCCTGGCAGCGGCATTCCTGGCGGCGCGGGGCGACTTCCTGCGCGCGAACCTGGGCACCCTGCTCCAGGAATTCGTCGAGGCCCCCGGTTCCTGTGTCGGCATGTACGACACAGGCGGTCGCCTGCGCATGGCCTGCAACTGCCGGGATGCCTCCGCACCGGCGACCAACCTGCAACTGGCACCGGATGCCGTGCCTGGGGCATGGCGCCGCGTCCTGGAAGCCACCGGGCCCGTGATCATCGGCGACGCCGGAACCGGGCAGAACGAGCCGTGCTCGCCGCTGCTCGGAGTGCGCCTGGTCAGCGGCGACCGCGTGCTGGGGCTCGTTGCGGTGGCCGGGCGCGAAAGCGGATACCGGCGCGACGATGAGGAAAACCTGGCCGGCATCGCCGCCGACCTGGCGCCGCTGGTCCTGGCCCATCTCGAAGCCGAAGCCAAGGATGCCCAGTTGGCGCAGGCCCAGAAGATGGAAGCCCTGGGCGTGCTGGCCGGCGGCATTGCCCACGACTTCAACAACATCCTCCAGGCCATCCTCGGGTTTTCGTCACTTGCCCGCCAGGACGCTAACGATCCCGGACGGCTGGCGGCCGACCTCGATCGCGTTCAACGGGCGACCGTGCGCGGACGCGACCTGGTCCAGCGCATCCTCCAGTTCTCGCGGCCGGGCGATCCCGAGGCTCCCGCGCTCGACCCTGTGCCGCTGCTGGAGGAGATCGTGATCGAGCTGCGGACGACGCTGCCGGGCCACATCACCGTTGAACCGGTCCTTGCCGCCGATTGTGGCCTCGTCCGTGCAGCGGCGACCCAACTGCGGCAGGCCCTGATGAACCTGGCCGCCAATGCCGGGCAGGCGATGGCTGCGTCGGGCGGCACTATCCGCGTCTCGGCCCGGTCGTGGACGGTAGCCGCCGACGATCGTCGCCTGCCTCCCGACTGGAACGGCCGCGAGGTCGTGGAGATCGCGGTGGCCGACACCGGACCCGGCATTCCCGAAGACCATCGCGCACGGCTTTTCGACCCGTTTTTCACCACGCGCGAAGTGGGCCAGGGGTCCGGGCTGGGCCTGTCGGTGGTGCACGGACTCGTGACCGGGCTCGGCGGACGCGTGGTGATCGACTGCCCTGCCAGTGGCGGCACGATTGCCGCCGTCTACCTGCCCCGCATGGACGCGCATGGCCCGGCGACCGGCGCCGACCGCCCCACGGCAGCCGCCACCTCCGCCGGCGGACGCCGCGGTCGGGTCCTGTTCGTGGACGATGACCCCGAAATCCGCGACCTGGCGGTGGCCCTGCTCGGACGCGCCGGGTATGAAGTGGAGACCGAGGCCGACGGCCTGTGTGCAGCCGAGCGCCTTGCCGGCGATCCCGGCGGCTTCGACGTGGTGGTGACCGACCAGTACATGCCGGGACTGACGGGGCGTGAACTGGCGCAGCGCGTCGCTGCGCTGCGCCCGGACCTGCCGGTGATCCTGGTCTCGGGGCTCGATGAGCCCGCCGGTCCGTCGGTGGCGGGCGGCCTGGTCGTCCGTGAGGTGGTCACCAAGCCGTTCTTCGGCCAATCGTTGTGCCTCGCCGTGCGCCGCGCCCTCGAGAGCGCCTCGGAGCGGCCCCCGTCCTCCCCTCCCCTTGACATGCGGGGTCGTTGA
- a CDS encoding response regulator encodes MARILIIEDDEEIRDLLDSLLSRDGHDVATAANGKQGVAAFLAAPFDLVITDIIMPEKDGIEAIMDLRRGRPDLKLIAISGGGRAEPENYLHSAQLLGASRTLRKPFTNEAILSAVRDLLG; translated from the coding sequence ATGGCCCGGATCCTGATCATCGAAGACGACGAGGAGATCCGCGATCTTCTCGACAGCCTGCTCTCGCGCGACGGTCATGACGTGGCCACGGCCGCCAATGGCAAGCAGGGAGTGGCGGCGTTCCTGGCCGCCCCGTTCGACCTCGTGATCACCGACATCATCATGCCCGAGAAGGACGGCATCGAAGCGATCATGGACCTTCGTCGTGGCCGTCCCGACCTGAAGCTCATCGCCATTTCGGGAGGCGGGCGGGCCGAACCGGAAAACTACCTGCATTCCGCCCAACTGCTTGGCGCAAGCCGGACGCTGCGCAAGCCCTTCACGAACGAGGCCATCCTGTCCGCGGTGAGGGACCTGCTCGGCTGA